One Halichoerus grypus chromosome 1, mHalGry1.hap1.1, whole genome shotgun sequence genomic region harbors:
- the OXNAD1 gene encoding oxidoreductase NAD-binding domain-containing protein 1 isoform X2, producing the protein MVSAAKVCGAADESPSVKRLRLRVADKDFSFKAGQWIDFFIPGVSVVGGFSICSSPRLLEQERMIELAVKYANHPPALWIHNQCTLDSEVAVRVGGEFFFDPQPADASRNLVLIAGGVGINPLLSILRHAADLHRERAHRGSGYEMGTTKLFYSAQNTSELLFKKNILDLVNEFPEKIACSLHVTKQTAQISTELKPYITEGRITEKEIRDHISQETLFYICGPPPMTDFFSKQLENSHVPKEHICFEKWW; encoded by the exons ATGGTGTCGGCTGCTAAGGTGTGTGGGGCCGCTGATGAGTCGCCATCAGTGAAGAGACTCCGCCTGCGTGTTGCTGATAAAgacttttcttttaaagctgGCCAGTG GATTGATTTCTTTATCCCAGGAGTCTCTGTGGTTGGTGGGTTCTCAATATGCTCCAGCCCCAGACTACTAGAACAAGAGAGAATGATAGAATTGGCAGTGAAATATGCGAACCACCCTCCTGCTCTCTGGATTCACAATCAG TGTACACTTGACTCTGAAGTGGCCGTGAGAGTGGGTGGAGAGTTCTTCTTTGACCCGCAGCCTGCAGATGCCTCTAGAAACCTCGTGCTGATTGCAGGAGGGGTCGGAATTAACCCCCTGCTCTCCATCCTGCGGCACGCGGCCGACCTCCACAGAGAACGGGCCCACAGAGGGAGCGGCTACGAGATGGGGACGACAAAGCTGTTCTACAGTGCCCAGAATACCAGTGAGCTCCTGTTTAAG AAAAATATCCTCGATTTAGTAAATGAATTTCCTGAGAAGATTGCGTGCAGTTTGCATGTTACGAAACAGACAGCCCAAATCAGTACAGAACTCAAGCCATACATCACGG AAGGAAGAATAACGGAGAAGGAGATAAGAGATCATATTTCACAAGAGACTTTGTTCTATATTTGTGGCCCACCTCCCATGACAGACTTTTTCTCCAAGCAACTGGAAAACAGCCACGTTCCCAAAGAACACATTTGCTTTGAGAAGTGGTGGTAG